One part of the Vicia villosa cultivar HV-30 ecotype Madison, WI linkage group LG6, Vvil1.0, whole genome shotgun sequence genome encodes these proteins:
- the LOC131610180 gene encoding elongation factor Tu, mitochondrial-like gives MATTLLLRNSSSSSKRLSPLLFYSQFHTSLTRSPQSQSPLTNDNTSPSSSNPWWRSMATFTRTKPHVNVGTIGHVDHGKTTLTAAITRVLADEGKAKAIAFDEIDKAPEEKKRGITIATAHVEYETAKRHYAHVDCPGHADYVKNMITGAAQMDGGILVVSAPDGPMPQTKEHILLARQVGVPSLVCFLNKVDAVDDPELLELVEMELRELLSFYKFPGDDIPIIRGSALSALNGTNEEIGSKAILKLMDAVDEYIPDPVRQLDKPFLMPIEDVFSIQGRGTVATGRVEQGIIKVGDEVEILGLMQGGPLKTTVTGVEMFKKILDQGQAGDNVGLLLRGLKREDIQRGQVIAKPGSVKTSKKFEAEIYVLTKDEGGRHTAFFSNYRPQFYLRTADITGKVELPENVKMVMPGDNVTAVFELILPVPLETGQRFALREGGRTVGAGVVSKVLN, from the exons ATGGCTACTACGCTTCTTCTCCGAaactcatcttcatcttccaaacgtctttctcctcttctcttctacTCTCAATTCCACACTTCCCTCACTCGTTCACCTCAATCTCAATCCCCTCTCACCAATGACAATACATCTCCTTCTTCCTCAAACCCTTGGTGGAGATCCATGGCTACTTTCACCAGAAC GAAGCCTCATGTTAACGTTGGAACTATCGGCCACGTAGATCACGGCAAAACCACACTCACTGCTGCAATCACCAGA GTGCTTGCTGATGAAGGGAAAGCTAAGGCTATTGCTTTTGATGAAATTGATAAGGCGCCTGAAGAGAAGAAAAGAGGAATTACAATTGCTACG GCACATGTTGAGTATGAGACTGCTAAACGACATTATGCTCATGTAGACTGTCCTGGACATGCAGATTATGTCAAA AATATGATTACTGGAGCTGCCCAAATGGATGGTGGTATCCTTGTTGTATCTGCACCTGATGGACCAATGCCTCAAACCAAGGAGCACATTCTTCTAGCTCGCCAA GTTGGTGTGCCGTCTCTTGTGTGCTTTTTAAATAAAGTTGATGCTGTCGATGATCCAGAATTGTTAGAGCTTGTAGAAATGGAGCTTCGTG AGCTTCTGAGCTTCTACAAGTTCCCTGGGGATGACATCCCTATCATTAGAGGTTCAGCACTGTCTGCTTTAAATGGTACTAATGAAGAGATTGGCAGCAAGGCCATTCTAAAATTAATGGATGCTGTAGATGAATACATCCCTGACCCTGTTCGTCAGCTTGATAAGCCTTTCTTGATGCCCATTGAAGATGTGTTCTCAATTCAG GGACGAGGAACAGTTGCTACTGGCCGTGTTGAACAAGGGATCATCAAAGTTGGTGATGAAGTTGAGATTTTAGGTCTGATGCAG GGTGGTCCTCTTAAAACAACAGTCACTGGAGTTGAGATGTTCAAGAAGATCTTGGATCAAGGACAA GCCGGTGATAATGTTGGTCTTCTTCTCCGTGGGCTGAAACGTGAAGACATACAACGTGGTCAG GTCATTGCTAAACCCGGTTCTGTAAAAACTTCCAAGAAATTTGAGGCAGAGATATATGTACTCACAAAGGATGAGGGTGGACGACACACTGCTTTCTTTTCTAACTATAGACCTCAATTTTACTTGAGGACTGCTGATATTACTGGAAAAGTAGAGTTGCCTGAAAATGTTAAAATGGTTATGCCTGGAGACAATGTTACTGCTGTGTTTGAATTGATTTTACCAGTTCCACTTGAAACAG GGCAAAGATTTGCTTTGAGAGAGGGTGGCAGAACAGTTGGTGCAGGTGTGGTATCAAAAGTGCTGAACTGA
- the LOC131610181 gene encoding uncharacterized protein LOC131610181, with protein sequence MVPRLSLMASHHIYPSPLAFPKTNIKECQSFSPSLAKPDMLNYQYPFLKSSLFVEPMKTQNTWFDESQFVNVDSSPQWPVSIDAQSQESCSNAVLLGFGIVERCTKHDTVSNLLKSGTAESCTDGANISLLLDLMKLQLSAINEPQQPFSSDSASLLYLNDEFNIKKPLLYFLQDTALTSKVTVHLDGQITFMGAEIQMKDLLSVVAESYLSKSLHKGEKHSVLVPHFSRVSINEVEVQSHSSTMNMQSTLTVPLRSPEKVKLKPSKKKNKKNNRERDIYKNYSHACESLLSLMFNKKQHRKTIIPSLKKSGPELPELLMQISAGIAGTGIAVLLSVMCKLACGRVIVSASSFFTTGLGFGLVWLSWAVSKLRATIFSISKNAGKSGLKEEVMIQKLDKRIRDIYFGSAALLAVAVLSIA encoded by the exons ATGGTGCCCAGACTCTCTCTAATGGCTTCTCACCATATCTACCCTTCACCCCTTGCCTTCCCCAAAACAAACATCAAG GAGTGTCAAAGTTTTTCACCTTCTTTGGCAAAACCAGACATGCTCAATTATCAGTATCCTTTTCTTAAGTCAAGTCTATTTGTAGAGCCGATGAAAACACAAAATACATGGTTTGATGAAAGTCAGTTTGTCAATGTTGATTCCTCACCTCAATGGCCTGTATCAATTGATGCACAATCACAAG AATCCTGCTCAAATGCAgtacttttagggtttggcatTGTTGAGCGATGCACTAAGCACGATACAGTTTCAAATCTCCTAAAATCCGGAACTGCTGAATCGTGTACAGATGGTGCAAACATATCCTTGTTATTAGACTTGATGAAGTTGCAGTTGTCAGCCATTAATGAACCTCAACAACCATTCTCATCTGACTCCGCATCTCTTTTATACCTTAATGACGAATTCAACATCAAGAAGCCTTTGCTGTATTTTCTTCAAGATACAGCTCTTACTTCAAAGGTTACCGTTCATCTTGATGGCCAAATCACATTTATGGGTGCtgagattcagatgaaagatctTCTTTCTGTAGTTGCTGAGTCATATTTGTCAAAGAGCTTACATAAGGGTGAAAAGCACTCAGTGCTTGTTCCACACTTCAGCAG GGTGAGTATCAATGAAGTAGAAGTACAGAGTCATTCATCTACAATGAATATGCAATCTACCTTAACTGTTCCTTTAAGGAG CCCTGAGAAAGTCAAACTCAAACCatcaaaaaagaagaataagaaaaACAACAGAGAAAGAGATATCTACAAGAACTATTCACATGCATGTGAGAGCCTTCTGTCCTTGATGTTCAACAAGAAACAACATCGGAAAACAATAATTCCTTCGCTGAAGAAATCCGGCCCCGAGCTTCCTGAGCTTCTTATGCAAATTTCTGCTGGGATTGCTGGGACTGGCATTGCTGTCCTACTATCTGTTATGTGTAAGCTAGCTTGTGGAAGGGTTATTGTTTCTGCATCCAGTTTTTTCACTACCGGGTTGGGATTTGGGTTGGTTTGGCTTTCTTGGGCGGTAAGTAAGCTAAGGGCCACAATCTTTAGCATCAGCAAGAATGCGGGAAAGTCGGGTTTGAAAGAAGAGGTAATGATTCAGAAACTCGATAAGAGGATTAGAGATATTTACTTTGGCTCCGCAGCATTACTAGCAGTGGCAGTGCTAAGTATTGCTTGA